A genomic region of Papaver somniferum cultivar HN1 chromosome 7, ASM357369v1, whole genome shotgun sequence contains the following coding sequences:
- the LOC113298512 gene encoding tetraspanin-5-like isoform X2, translated as MSRFSNTVIGLLNLLTLLASIPVLGAGLWMARVTSKSGGGFEVPGRVYKEYRLDHYSPWMRNRVMNPRDWETIRSCILSSKSCSKVTSWTPLDYLQRDLSPIQSGCCKPPSSCNYAMATTSGQDQDCFRWNNAQPLLCYECDSCKAGLLEEVKRSWNKIVVLNIVVLLFLIALFSAAWCAYQNVQRTETDHPYGENRITKARPRWDYYWWRWWNERKEQIY; from the exons ATGTCTAGATTCAGTAACACAGTGATAGGTTTACTGAACTTATTAACTCTACTAGCATCAATACCCGTATTAGGTGCAGGTTTATGGATGGCAAGAG TAACTAGCAAAAGTGGAGGAGGATTTGAAGTACCTGGTAGAGTATACAAGGAGTATAGGCTTGACCATTACTCTCCATGGATGCGCAATCGTGTGATGAACCCTCGCGATTGGGAAACCATCAGGAGCTGCATTTTGAGTTCAAAATCTTGCTCAAAAGTTACTTCTTGGACACCTCTTGATTATCTCCAACGAGATCTGTCTCCCATACAG TCTGGCTGTTGCAAGCCACCAAGTTCATGCAATTACGCAATGGCTACAACATCAGGTCAGGACCAGGACTGCTTCAGGTGGAACAACGCTCAACCACTCCTATGCTATGAATGTGATTCGTGCAAGGCAGGGCTGTTAGAGGAAGTGAAGAGAAGCTGGAACAAAATTGTTGTCCTTAACATCGTTGTGCTTCTCTTTCTTATAGCCCTTTTTTCAGCCGCATGGTGTGCTTACCAGAATGTCCAGCGAACAGAGACCGATCACCCCTATGGCGAGAATCGTATTACAAAAGCCCGTCCCAGATGGGACTACTACTG GTGGAGATGGTGGAACGAAAGAAAAGAACAGATTTATTAG
- the LOC113298512 gene encoding tetraspanin-6-like isoform X1: protein MSRFSNTVIGLLNLLTLLASIPVLGAGLWMARGTSTACQEFLRTPLLFIGFIVLLVSLAGFIGACFRIVMAMWIYLVVVFILMVTFLSFIIFGITVTSKSGGGFEVPGRVYKEYRLDHYSPWMRNRVMNPRDWETIRSCILSSKSCSKVTSWTPLDYLQRDLSPIQSGCCKPPSSCNYAMATTSGQDQDCFRWNNAQPLLCYECDSCKAGLLEEVKRSWNKIVVLNIVVLLFLIALFSAAWCAYQNVQRTETDHPYGENRITKARPRWDYYWWRWWNERKEQIY, encoded by the exons ATGTCTAGATTCAGTAACACAGTGATAGGTTTACTGAACTTATTAACTCTACTAGCATCAATACCCGTATTAGGTGCAGGTTTATGGATGGCAAGAGGTACTAGTACAGCTTGTCAAGAATTCTTGAGAACACCACTTCTTTTCATTGGTTTTATAGTTCTCTTAGTTTCTCTTGCCGGTTTTATTGGAGCTTGTTTTAGGATAGTTATGGCAATGTGGATATATCTAGTAGTGGTATTTATCTTGATGGTTACTTTTTTGTCATTTATAATATTTGGGATCACAGTAACTAGCAAAAGTGGAGGAGGATTTGAAGTACCTGGTAGAGTATACAAGGAGTATAGGCTTGACCATTACTCTCCATGGATGCGCAATCGTGTGATGAACCCTCGCGATTGGGAAACCATCAGGAGCTGCATTTTGAGTTCAAAATCTTGCTCAAAAGTTACTTCTTGGACACCTCTTGATTATCTCCAACGAGATCTGTCTCCCATACAG TCTGGCTGTTGCAAGCCACCAAGTTCATGCAATTACGCAATGGCTACAACATCAGGTCAGGACCAGGACTGCTTCAGGTGGAACAACGCTCAACCACTCCTATGCTATGAATGTGATTCGTGCAAGGCAGGGCTGTTAGAGGAAGTGAAGAGAAGCTGGAACAAAATTGTTGTCCTTAACATCGTTGTGCTTCTCTTTCTTATAGCCCTTTTTTCAGCCGCATGGTGTGCTTACCAGAATGTCCAGCGAACAGAGACCGATCACCCCTATGGCGAGAATCGTATTACAAAAGCCCGTCCCAGATGGGACTACTACTG GTGGAGATGGTGGAACGAAAGAAAAGAACAGATTTATTAG
- the LOC113298511 gene encoding serine carboxypeptidase-like 27: MTVPVVSLLGFLSLLLVSSTATSDQGRDRIKELPGQPINVGFSQYSGYVTVNERAGRALFYWLIESPTNRNSASRPLVLWLNGGPGCSSIAYGAAEEIGPFRINKDGKTLYLNQYSWNKLANLLFLDSPAGVGFSYTNTTSDLYDSGDKRTAEDAYIFLVKWLERFPQYKHRAFYIAGESYAGHYVPQLSQIIHERNKGIQNPDLNFKGFMVGNAVTDDYNDYVGTFEYWWTHGLISDSTYQTLKDTCDLGSSEHPSVECTKALSTAETEQGNIDPYSIYTPPCNNTAALRRSLRGHYPWMTRAYDPCTERHSKVYFNHPEVQKAFHANVTRIPYAWDTCSDTVGVYWDDSPRSMLPIYQELIAAGLRIWVFSGDTDSVVPVTGTRYSVDALNLPTLQNWYPWYDNGKVGGWSQVYKGLTFVTVTGAGHEVPLHRPRQAFIMFNSFLGNKPMPHSAI; this comes from the exons ATGACTGTTCCAGTGGTCTCTcttttgggttttctttctttACTTTTGGTGTCTAGTACTGCTACATCAGATCAAGGGAGAGATAGGATCAAGGAATTACCTGGTCAGCCAATCAACGTTGGCTTCTCTCAGTACTCTGGATATGTGACTGTTAATGAGAGAGCTGGACGAGCTCTATTTTACTGGTTGATTGAGTCACCGACCAATCGGAACTCCGCATCGAGACCACTGGTTCTATGGCTTAATGGGGGACCTGGTTGTTCATCTATTGCGTATGGAGCTGCAGAAGAAATTGGACCTTTCAGAATCAATAAAGATGGGAAAACACTCTACTTGAATCAATACTCTTGGAACAAAT TGGCGAATTTGTTGTTCCTCGACTCCCCGGCTGGTGTCGGATTCTCCTATACAAATACCACATCTGATTTGTATGATTCTGGTGATAAAAGAACAG CTGAAGATGCATATATATTCCTTGTCAAATGGTTGGAAAGGTTTCCTCAGTACAAGCATAGAGCTTTCTACATTGCAGGAGAAAGTTATGCAG GTCACTATGTTCCTCAGTTGTCTCAAATTATACATGAGAGAAACAAGGGAATTCAGAATCCTGACCTTAATTTTAAGGGTTTCATG GTCGGCAATGCAGTTACTGATGATTATAACGATTATGTGGGTACTTTCGAGTACTGGTGGACTCATGGATTGATTTCCGATTCTACCTATCAAACACTAAAGGATACCTGTGATTTAGGATCTTCAGAGCATCCTTCGGTTGAATGCACTAAGGCTCTCAGCACGGCAGAGACAGAACAAGGGAATATTGATCCGTACAGCATATACACACCTCCCTGCAACAATACCGCAGCTCTCCGCCGCAGCTTAAGGGGACATTAT CCTTGGATGACCAGAGCATATGATCCCTGCACAGAACGACATTCAAAGGTGTACTTCAATCATCCTGAAGTGCAAAAAGCATTTCATGCCAATGTTACTAGGATTCCCTATGCTTGGGATACTTGCAG CGACACCGTTGGAGTATATTGGGATGATTCACCTAGATCCATGCTTCCTATCTATCAAGAACTTATTGCAGCTGGCCTCAGAATCTGGGTATTCAG TGGAGATACAGATTCAGTAGTGCCTGTAACTGGAACTAGATATTCAGTCGATGCTCTCAACCTACCTACTTTGCAGAACTGGTATCCCTGGTATGACAACGGAAAG GTTGGTGGGTGGAGTCAGGTATACAAAGGACTCACATTTGTAACAGTGACGGGTGCAGGGCATGAAGTTCCACTTCATCGCCCTCGACAAGCTTTCATAATGTTCAATTCATTCTTAGGCAATAAACCTATGCCACACTCAGCCATCTAG
- the LOC113295270 gene encoding uncharacterized protein LOC113295270 gives MDPKIVIWNIRGLNDLNRREAVKKKTRDWKPSIVMLQETKIQQYNDLMVLQCWSNRAVKLLDFPSQGSSGGILCLWDSSKIHVLDSLIGPFSVTLLCKNVTNGFEWMLTGVYAPCSSYTEEVNLFWREIEEVRCFWNYPWVIGGDFNEIRFSHDRSSGGDVTDGMERFNRFISRHYLIDLLLLRATYTWTNNQFQSIRSRIDRFLVTADWEIFYPQVIQQAFVRPCSDHNPIALTCQGMQHGPSPFRCEYYWFSHPNFLNFVKEMWLSFSVSGSAGFIFYKKLQLLKAKLREWSTTEYGEIDRRLEELEDIFVTLGAAENDNNGMNETQWEERVKARQEYCKLTLINVEKLRSIARVTHTKDFEHNTKYFHRPINERRRRSFIGSIKVNGLTNDDQEIKSGIVSYFKDIFQNQSARSVSMEGMNFPPIGEEMKLWLKRDFDEDECIAAIKMLGQFKAPGPDGSQSSFILFVGNL, from the coding sequence atgGACCCCAAAATTGTTATCTGGAATATTCGAGGTCTAAATGACCTGAACAGGAGAGAGGCAGTCAAAAAGAAAACTAGAGATTGGAAACCCAGTATTGTTATGTTGCAGGAAACCAAAATTCAACAATACAACGATCTGATGGTTTTGCAATGTTGGAGCAATAGAGCAGTCAAATTGCTAGATTTTCCTTCACAAGGAAGCTCTGGAGGTATCTTATGCTTATGGGATTCTTCAAAAATTCATGTTTTGGATTCTTTAATTGGGCCTTTTTCTGTGACTTTGTTATGTAAAAATGTTACAAATGGTTTTGAGTGGATGCTTACTGGTGTTTATGCACCATGTTCTTCTTATACTGAAGAAGTTAATCTATTTTGGAGGGAGATAGAGGAGGTGAGGTGCTTTTGGAATTATCCATGGGTTATAGGTGGAGATTTCAATGAGATTAGATTTTCTCATGACAGGTCTTCTGGAGGAGATGTAACTGATGGCATGGAGAGATTTAACAGATTCATTTCGAGACATTATCTGATTGATTTACTACTTCTTAGAGCTACATACACTTGGACAAATAATCAGTTTCAGAGCATCAGAAGTAGAATTGATAGATTTCTTGTCACAGCTGACTGGGAAATTTTTTATCCTCAAGTTATTCAGCAAGCATTTGTACGCCCTTGTTCTGATCATAATCCAATTGCACTTACTTGTCAGGGGATGCAGCATGGGCCATCACCATTCCGCTGTGAGTATTACTGGTTTTCACAcccaaattttttaaattttgtcaAAGAAATGTGGTTGTCTTTTTCAGTTTCAGGTAGTGCTGGATTCATCTTTTATAAAAAGCTTCAACTTCTTAAAGCTAAATTGAGAGAGTGGAGCACAACAGAATATGGAGAAATTGACAGGAGACTTGAAGAACTGGAGGATATCTTTGTCACTTTGGGTGCTGCAGAAAATGACAACAATGGCATGAATGAAACTCAATGGGAAGAGAGAGTCAAAGCCAGACAAGAATATTGCAAGCTTACTCTCATCAATGTTGAGAAGCTAAGGAGCATAGCAAGAGTTACTCATACAAAAGATTTTGAGCACAACACAAAGTACTTTCATAGACCTatcaatgaaagaagaagaagaagttttatTGGCTCAATTAAGGTTAACGGGTTGACAAATGATGATCAAGAGATAAAGAGTGGCATTGTCTCTTACTTCAAAGACATTTTTCAGAATCAAAGTGCTAGAAGTGTTTCAATGGAAGGTATGAATTTTCCTCCAATTGGTGAAGAAATGAAATTGTGGCTTAAAAGGGACTTTGATGAAGATGAATGTATTGCTGCTATTAAAATGTTGGGACAATTTAAGGCCCCAGGGCCAGATGGTTCCCAATCAAGTTTTATTCTCTTTGTTGGGAATTTATGA